In one window of Photorhabdus laumondii subsp. laumondii DNA:
- the atpD gene encoding F0F1 ATP synthase subunit beta, with protein MATGKIIQVIGAVVDVEFPQDTVPKVYDALEVQNGEAKLVLEVQQQLGGGVVRCIAMGTSDGLSRGLSVTDLGHPIEVPVGKATLGRIMNVLGEPIDMKGDIGEEERWAIHRPAPSYEELSNSQELLETGIKVMDLICPFAKGGKVGLFGGAGVGKTVNMMELIRNIAIEHSGYSVFAGVGERTREGNDFYHEMTDSNVLDKVSLVYGQMNEPPGNRLRVALTGLTMAEKFRDEGRDVLLFVDNIYRYTLAGTEVSALLGRMPSAVGYQPTLAEEMGVLQERITSTKTGSITSVQAVYVPADDLTDPSPATTFAHLDATVVLSRQIASLGIYPAVDPLDSTSRQLDPLVVGQEHYNVARGVQSILQRYQELKDIIAILGMDELSEDDKLVVARARKIQRFLSQPFFVAEVFTGSPGKFVSLKDTIRGFKGILDGDYDHLPEQAFYMVGTIEEAVEKAKKL; from the coding sequence ATGGCTACTGGAAAGATTATCCAGGTAATCGGCGCCGTGGTGGACGTCGAATTCCCTCAAGATACCGTACCAAAAGTATACGATGCTCTTGAGGTTCAAAACGGCGAAGCTAAGCTGGTGCTGGAAGTTCAGCAGCAGTTGGGCGGCGGCGTTGTTCGTTGTATTGCAATGGGTACTTCTGATGGCTTAAGCCGTGGTTTAAGTGTCACTGATTTAGGCCACCCAATTGAAGTTCCGGTTGGTAAAGCGACATTGGGCCGTATCATGAACGTATTGGGTGAACCAATCGACATGAAAGGCGATATCGGTGAAGAAGAGCGTTGGGCTATTCATCGTCCGGCTCCAAGCTATGAAGAATTATCTAACTCTCAAGAACTACTGGAAACCGGTATTAAGGTAATGGACCTAATTTGTCCATTCGCTAAGGGTGGTAAAGTTGGTCTGTTTGGTGGTGCGGGTGTAGGTAAAACCGTAAACATGATGGAGTTGATCCGTAACATTGCGATTGAGCATTCGGGTTACTCTGTATTTGCCGGTGTAGGTGAACGTACTCGTGAAGGTAACGACTTCTACCACGAAATGACTGACTCTAATGTACTGGATAAAGTATCTCTGGTATATGGTCAGATGAACGAGCCGCCAGGAAACCGTCTGCGTGTTGCGTTGACGGGTCTAACAATGGCTGAGAAGTTCCGTGATGAAGGCCGCGATGTTCTGTTATTTGTTGATAACATCTATCGTTATACCTTGGCAGGTACTGAAGTATCCGCACTACTTGGTCGTATGCCATCTGCGGTAGGTTATCAGCCAACTCTGGCGGAAGAAATGGGTGTTCTGCAAGAACGTATTACTTCTACCAAAACCGGCTCTATCACTTCCGTACAGGCTGTTTACGTACCTGCGGATGACTTGACTGACCCATCTCCAGCGACGACTTTCGCCCACTTGGACGCGACCGTAGTACTGAGCCGTCAAATTGCTTCTTTGGGTATTTATCCTGCGGTTGATCCGTTGGATTCTACCAGTCGTCAGCTCGATCCATTGGTTGTTGGTCAAGAGCACTATAATGTTGCTCGTGGCGTTCAGTCTATCCTGCAACGTTATCAGGAACTGAAAGATATTATCGCTATCTTGGGTATGGATGAACTGTCAGAAGACGATAAGCTAGTAGTTGCGCGTGCTCGTAAGATCCAGCGCTTCCTGTCTCAGCCGTTCTTCGTTGCAGAAGTCTTTACTGGTTCACCAGGTAAGTTCGTTTCCCTGAAAGATACTATCCGTGGCTTTAAAGGTATCTTAGACGGCGACTATGACCACCTACCAGAACAGGCATTCTACATGGTAGGTACCATCGAAGAAGCTGTGGAAAAAGCGAAGAAACTTTAA
- a CDS encoding recombinase family protein, protein MAKIGYIRVSTNDQNSDLQRNALISINCEQIFEDKISGKTSNRPGLKRALKQLKKGDTLVVWKLDRLGRSVKNMVTLISDLSERGIHFQSLTDSIDTSTSMGRFFFHIMSALAEMERELIVERTNAGLIAARAQGRIGGRPVSLSFVEQQQAARLLAKGHTRKQLSLIYNISLSTIYKYFPVNKTNCRSN, encoded by the coding sequence ATGGCGAAGATTGGCTATATTCGGGTGTCAACAAATGACCAAAACAGTGATTTACAGCGAAACGCATTGATAAGTATAAATTGTGAGCAAATTTTTGAGGATAAAATTAGTGGAAAAACATCCAACAGACCAGGTTTAAAACGAGCTTTAAAACAACTTAAAAAAGGTGACACTCTAGTTGTTTGGAAACTAGATAGATTGGGGCGTAGCGTAAAAAATATGGTAACTTTAATTTCTGATTTAAGTGAACGCGGTATTCATTTTCAAAGCTTGACTGATAGCATTGATACCAGCACTTCTATGGGGCGATTTTTCTTTCACATTATGAGTGCACTAGCTGAAATGGAACGGGAATTAATCGTTGAAAGAACGAATGCAGGATTAATAGCGGCTCGTGCCCAAGGGCGAATTGGTGGTAGACCAGTATCACTTTCATTCGTTGAACAACAACAAGCAGCAAGATTGCTGGCGAAAGGCCACACACGGAAACAGTTATCATTAATTTACAACATATCGTTATCTACAATATATAAATATTTTCCAGTAAATAAAACAAATTGTCGATCAAATTAG
- a CDS encoding phage tail protein, whose amino-acid sequence MNLAKNALPKDSTESFTSGNHNIKTGGNYSSLSLTKGDGRYVFIETTSHEEGSFCAIGHRESNSSNINVVHLPRKSGYIAIANEHYSKSESDSRFIQLNTDTKTSGYILVKTANYYDDPNSRHLGRSGFLRPNGIDNLGALAIHIAHPDVDSPQHARGLSFGYGGYSEAFSVSTYAFDESGNFRGKRKILTEDDILVGIPLPWSKPTAPAGYLICSGQQFDKSMYPKLGEAYPSGALPDLRGEFIRGWDNGRSIDSGREILSHQNSTKLPNLYTHAASENIGLLVSPPINHFSSNYPSEIMASDFEEAEFGSGQYFSTPLNPTGSVSLSTFRVRPRNIAFNYIVRAA is encoded by the coding sequence ATGAATTTGGCGAAAAATGCTCTTCCTAAGGACTCAACTGAATCATTCACATCAGGCAATCACAATATTAAAACAGGTGGAAATTATTCCAGTTTGTCACTAACAAAGGGAGATGGCCGATATGTTTTCATAGAAACTACTTCTCATGAAGAAGGATCTTTTTGTGCAATAGGACATCGTGAGTCTAATTCCTCAAATATAAATGTTGTTCACCTCCCTCGAAAGAGTGGCTATATTGCAATAGCTAATGAACATTATTCTAAATCAGAGTCTGACAGTCGATTTATTCAGTTAAATACCGATACAAAAACATCAGGTTATATATTAGTTAAAACCGCAAACTATTATGATGATCCTAATTCACGTCATTTGGGGCGTTCGGGATTTTTGAGGCCCAATGGAATTGATAATCTGGGGGCATTAGCAATTCATATAGCTCATCCTGACGTTGATAGTCCGCAGCACGCTCGTGGGCTTTCTTTCGGATATGGCGGTTATTCAGAAGCATTCAGCGTTTCTACTTATGCTTTCGATGAAAGTGGTAACTTTAGGGGGAAACGTAAAATATTAACAGAGGATGATATTCTTGTTGGTATTCCACTACCGTGGTCTAAACCAACTGCACCAGCAGGTTATCTTATTTGTAGTGGTCAGCAGTTTGACAAATCTATGTACCCTAAATTAGGGGAAGCATATCCCTCTGGTGCACTCCCTGATCTACGTGGTGAATTTATTCGAGGTTGGGATAATGGGAGAAGTATTGATTCTGGGCGGGAGATTTTATCTCATCAGAATTCAACAAAGTTACCGAATCTTTACACCCATGCAGCCTCTGAAAATATAGGGCTACTGGTATCTCCTCCTATTAATCATTTTTCAAGTAATTATCCATCAGAAATTATGGCTAGTGATTTTGAGGAAGCAGAATTCGGGAGCGGCCAATATTTTTCGACCCCATTAAATCCTACTGGTTCAGTTTCATTATCTACATTTAGAGTACGTCCCCGTAATATCGCATTTAACTATATAGTGAGAGCAGCGTAA
- a CDS encoding tail fiber assembly protein: protein MIILNKLIDKNGYEYVNVPAEPHQLISMGFSAQEAQALYQQAIIEQKNKTYHRQKYYLLEQATIKISPLQDAIDLGIATDSEITMLMELKKYRVALNRMDTTAKDIKWPEKPE from the coding sequence ATGATAATATTAAATAAATTAATAGACAAAAATGGCTATGAATATGTTAATGTGCCAGCTGAACCCCATCAATTAATCTCAATGGGTTTCAGTGCTCAAGAAGCTCAAGCATTATATCAGCAAGCCATTATCGAACAGAAAAATAAAACCTATCACCGCCAAAAATATTATTTATTAGAACAAGCAACAATTAAAATTTCACCATTGCAAGATGCTATTGATTTAGGCATTGCTACTGATAGTGAAATAACAATGTTGATGGAGTTGAAAAAATATCGCGTGGCGTTAAATAGAATGGATACCACGGCAAAAGATATTAAGTGGCCGGAAAAACCAGAATAA
- a CDS encoding F0F1 ATP synthase subunit epsilon, translated as MAAMTYHLNVVSAESRMFEGLVQKIQVTGSEGELGIYPGHAPLLTAIKPGMVRIVKQFGEEEVIYLSGGILEVQPSGVIVLADTAIRGKDLDEAKALESKRKAEEHIRNSHGDVDYAQASAELSKAIAKLRVIELTKKAM; from the coding sequence ATGGCTGCAATGACTTACCATCTGAATGTTGTCAGTGCTGAAAGCCGGATGTTTGAAGGCTTGGTACAGAAAATTCAGGTGACAGGTAGTGAAGGTGAACTGGGTATTTACCCAGGGCATGCTCCGCTACTGACTGCCATAAAACCTGGCATGGTACGTATTGTTAAGCAGTTCGGTGAAGAAGAGGTCATTTACCTTTCTGGGGGTATCCTTGAGGTACAACCGAGCGGCGTTATCGTACTGGCTGACACTGCGATCCGTGGTAAAGATTTGGATGAAGCTAAGGCGTTGGAATCTAAACGTAAAGCTGAAGAACACATCCGTAATTCTCACGGTGATGTTGACTATGCTCAGGCATCAGCTGAATTGTCTAAAGCGATTGCGAAACTTCGTGTAATCGAGTTAACAAAAAAAGCGATGTAA
- a CDS encoding helix-turn-helix domain-containing protein, which yields MKKNITEIKMGADSGGKQAIERLVSAYGFKSRQALSDHLGVSKSTMANRYLRDSFPADWVIQCNLETNASLLWLSTGQGEMFPDREKKKESLKNIITPKIQRVKLVGGKLSDDDPVILDNQLIARKIKKPLIIDNNNTWYLLDTEEHDVQDGLWLIDIEGMHSIKKITKIPVSKIRVCDNDVTFDCAINEINFIGRVYLMISRY from the coding sequence ATGAAAAAAAACATAACTGAGATAAAAATGGGTGCAGATAGTGGAGGAAAACAAGCTATCGAACGCCTTGTTAGTGCATATGGGTTTAAATCGCGTCAAGCATTGAGCGACCATTTAGGTGTGTCTAAAAGCACAATGGCGAACCGTTATTTAAGGGACAGCTTTCCAGCCGATTGGGTTATTCAATGCAACCTTGAAACCAATGCTTCATTGTTATGGCTAAGCACAGGACAAGGAGAGATGTTCCCTGATCGAGAAAAGAAAAAGGAATCTTTAAAAAACATTATTACCCCAAAAATACAACGCGTTAAATTGGTTGGTGGAAAGCTAAGCGATGACGACCCAGTGATTTTAGATAATCAACTTATTGCCAGAAAAATAAAAAAACCTCTTATTATCGATAATAATAATACCTGGTATTTGCTAGATACAGAAGAACATGATGTTCAGGATGGTTTATGGTTAATTGATATTGAAGGCATGCACAGCATTAAAAAAATTACAAAAATCCCAGTCAGTAAGATCCGAGTTTGTGATAATGACGTAACTTTTGATTGTGCAATTAATGAAATCAACTTTATTGGTCGCGTTTACCTAATGATTTCCAGGTACTGA
- a CDS encoding pyocin knob domain-containing protein has protein sequence MNLAQGAVQNSRKVNGKVLTEDINITSQDIFNGQVVYLGDKANLDNYKIPGVYYQDYNLYAQNGANYPEPLAGSLVVLQAAGIIQRYFVYNSSRVYTRSQYHNLPWTPWAQEYNTLNRPTASDIQSEPRYTTTIDLTGLSTERYYPVWWSLPPNVGANSWLTLHRPYPYDAEKKPFGEGVTHVAGLLVQIEGGDVPWGGDARYLNIKRINQTYRKTVKAIHHAMISIARPIDGKYPLYGDVKSGDIVDCYVYSGCYLRGGLTYFTTSNFQSIHYSREEGEAEIHRWSSEDIKREMKWMVKSLAINDPLLGEEYTDNTVPYSLEYDARYQKKP, from the coding sequence ATGAATTTGGCTCAGGGAGCAGTGCAAAATAGCCGGAAAGTGAATGGCAAAGTTCTGACTGAGGATATCAATATTACGTCTCAGGATATCTTTAATGGGCAAGTGGTTTATTTGGGTGATAAGGCAAATTTGGATAACTACAAAATACCAGGAGTTTATTATCAAGATTACAATCTTTATGCTCAAAATGGTGCTAACTACCCTGAACCGCTTGCTGGTTCGCTTGTTGTTTTACAGGCTGCAGGGATCATTCAGCGTTATTTTGTTTATAACAGTAGTCGAGTATATACGCGCAGCCAATATCATAATTTACCGTGGACACCTTGGGCTCAAGAATATAACACGCTCAATAGACCCACGGCATCGGATATTCAGAGTGAACCGCGCTATACCACCACGATTGATCTTACTGGCCTAAGTACTGAACGCTATTATCCGGTTTGGTGGAGCCTCCCACCTAATGTCGGAGCGAATTCTTGGTTAACACTTCATAGACCCTATCCATATGATGCAGAAAAAAAACCATTCGGTGAAGGTGTGACACATGTTGCTGGACTACTTGTACAAATAGAAGGAGGAGATGTGCCATGGGGAGGTGATGCCCGCTATCTTAATATTAAACGCATAAATCAAACCTATCGTAAAACGGTAAAAGCAATCCATCATGCCATGATAAGCATCGCTAGACCCATTGACGGCAAATATCCCCTTTATGGTGATGTAAAATCCGGTGATATTGTAGATTGTTACGTTTATAGTGGTTGTTATTTACGTGGTGGTTTAACCTATTTTACGACAAGCAATTTTCAGTCAATCCATTATTCACGTGAAGAAGGAGAGGCAGAAATACATAGATGGTCAAGTGAAGATATTAAACGGGAAATGAAGTGGATGGTGAAATCATTAGCCATCAATGATCCATTATTAGGTGAAGAATATACTGATAATACAGTACCTTATTCTCTTGAATATGACGCGCGTTATCAAAAGAAACCGTAA
- the glmS gene encoding glutamine--fructose-6-phosphate transaminase (isomerizing) — translation MCGIVGAVAQRDIAEILIEGLRRLEYRGYDSAGLAVVDNEKNMFRLREVGKVQVLADEVDKQPVLGGTGIAHTRWATHGEPNEKNAHPHVSDYIAVVHNGIIENYEELRVQLIALGYQFISDTDTEVIAHLVHWEQKQGGTLLEAIQRVIPRLRGAYGAVIMDSRDPGTIIAARSGSPLVIGLGVGENFLASDQLALLPVTRRFIFLEEGDIAEVTRRTVRIFNTQGKPVEREQIESNIQYDAGDKGIYRHYMQKEIYEQPMAIKSTLERRLSHGQVDLSELGPNAAKLLAKVEHIQIVACGTSYNAGMVSRYWFEALAGIPCDVEIASEFRYRKSARRSGSLLITLSQSGETADTLAALRLSKELGYLTSLTVCNVAGSSLVRESDFALMTKAGAEIGVASTKAFTTQLTVLLMLVAYLGRLKGVDAEQEQEIVHALHALPSRIEGMLSKDKIIEVLAEDFSDKHHALFLGRGDQYPIAVEGALKLKEISYIHAEAYAAGELKHGPLALIDADMPVIIVAPNNELLEKLKSNIEEVRARGGLLYVFADQDAGFTDSEGMKIIPLPHVEELIAPIFYTVPLQLLSYHVALIKGTDVDQPRNLAKSVTVE, via the coding sequence ATGTGTGGAATTGTTGGTGCAGTAGCACAACGAGATATTGCCGAAATCCTGATTGAAGGACTTCGTCGTTTGGAATACCGTGGTTACGACTCCGCTGGTTTGGCGGTTGTTGATAACGAAAAAAATATGTTCCGCCTGCGTGAAGTCGGTAAGGTACAAGTACTTGCTGATGAGGTTGATAAGCAGCCAGTCCTTGGTGGGACAGGTATTGCTCATACCCGTTGGGCTACACACGGCGAACCGAACGAGAAAAATGCTCACCCGCATGTATCTGATTATATTGCTGTTGTTCACAACGGTATTATTGAAAACTATGAAGAATTACGCGTTCAATTAATTGCACTCGGTTATCAGTTTATCTCGGATACTGATACAGAAGTTATTGCTCACCTTGTTCATTGGGAACAAAAACAAGGTGGTACTTTGTTGGAAGCTATTCAACGAGTTATTCCTCGGTTGCGTGGTGCTTATGGTGCAGTCATCATGGATAGCCGTGATCCTGGAACAATAATTGCTGCAAGATCGGGCAGTCCTTTAGTTATAGGCTTGGGCGTTGGAGAAAACTTTCTGGCGTCTGATCAGTTGGCGCTATTGCCTGTTACTCGTCGTTTTATCTTCCTTGAGGAGGGGGATATCGCTGAAGTCACTCGTCGTACTGTGCGTATTTTTAATACTCAGGGCAAACCGGTTGAACGGGAACAGATTGAATCCAATATTCAGTACGATGCTGGTGACAAAGGTATCTACCGTCATTACATGCAAAAAGAGATCTATGAACAGCCAATGGCAATTAAAAGCACTTTGGAAAGGCGCTTGAGTCATGGACAAGTAGATCTGTCTGAACTTGGCCCTAATGCAGCTAAATTATTAGCTAAAGTAGAGCATATTCAGATTGTTGCCTGTGGTACATCCTATAACGCAGGTATGGTTTCCCGTTATTGGTTTGAAGCATTGGCTGGTATTCCTTGTGATGTGGAAATTGCTTCTGAATTTCGTTACCGCAAATCAGCACGCCGTTCAGGAAGCTTACTGATCACATTGTCTCAATCGGGTGAAACTGCGGATACATTAGCAGCACTGCGTTTATCCAAAGAACTTGGCTATCTCACATCGTTAACTGTCTGTAACGTAGCGGGTTCTTCATTAGTACGTGAATCTGATTTTGCTCTGATGACCAAAGCTGGTGCAGAAATTGGTGTTGCTTCAACTAAGGCATTTACAACTCAGTTGACAGTATTACTGATGCTGGTGGCTTACCTTGGACGTTTGAAAGGTGTTGATGCAGAACAGGAGCAAGAAATTGTTCATGCATTACATGCATTGCCAAGCCGTATCGAAGGCATGTTATCGAAAGATAAAATTATTGAAGTGCTGGCGGAAGATTTTTCTGACAAACACCACGCTTTATTCCTTGGCCGTGGTGATCAATATCCGATTGCGGTTGAAGGTGCTCTGAAATTAAAAGAGATTTCTTATATCCATGCTGAGGCTTATGCTGCCGGTGAATTAAAACATGGGCCATTGGCACTGATTGATGCAGATATGCCGGTTATCATTGTAGCACCGAACAATGAACTGCTAGAAAAACTGAAATCTAATATCGAAGAAGTACGTGCCCGTGGTGGATTGCTATATGTTTTTGCTGATCAGGACGCGGGTTTTACCGATAGTGAAGGAATGAAGATTATTCCATTGCCGCATGTTGAAGAGCTGATTGCACCAATATTTTATACAGTACCACTGCAATTGCTTTCCTATCATGTTGCTCTGATCAAAGGAACTGATGTTGATCAGCCTCGTAATTTGGCTAAATCAGTGACTGTAGAATAA
- the ykgO gene encoding type B 50S ribosomal protein L36, with protein MQVLSSLKTAKTRHPDCKIVSRRGRLYVICKSNPRFKAVQGKKKRR; from the coding sequence ATGCAGGTGTTAAGTTCACTTAAAACAGCAAAAACTCGTCATCCGGATTGTAAAATCGTCAGCCGTCGTGGTCGATTATATGTTATTTGTAAATCTAATCCGCGTTTTAAGGCAGTTCAGGGAAAGAAAAAGAGACGTTGA
- a CDS encoding tail fiber assembly protein: MITQKQKYSLELETAILGNNGLATKAGWLIIYHAEPYSREFIGARPEYLMEGVGLPANSYPDAPQLPDSDDMAVCRSEDKSCWQIVPDYRGKIVYNTQTLAQYEITELGELPESLTFKQPVTDFDKWDGKQWVTDKYAIKDSQIKQADQQRVALLRQANETVTLLQHAVDIELVSEKEKLLLLDWKKYLVLLSRIDISSAPDINWPEKPE, from the coding sequence ATGATAACACAGAAACAAAAATATTCCCTAGAACTAGAAACCGCAATATTGGGAAATAATGGATTAGCAACCAAAGCCGGTTGGTTGATAATCTACCATGCAGAGCCTTATTCCAGAGAATTTATTGGTGCCAGACCAGAATATTTAATGGAAGGAGTGGGACTTCCTGCCAATTCTTATCCAGATGCACCACAACTTCCAGATTCTGATGACATGGCTGTTTGCCGCAGCGAAGATAAAAGTTGTTGGCAAATTGTACCTGATTACCGAGGAAAAATAGTTTATAACACACAAACCTTAGCACAATATGAAATTACAGAGTTAGGTGAACTACCAGAATCTCTGACATTCAAACAACCTGTCACTGATTTTGATAAATGGGATGGTAAACAGTGGGTAACTGACAAATATGCAATAAAGGATAGCCAGATTAAACAGGCAGATCAGCAGCGGGTAGCACTATTACGACAAGCGAATGAAACAGTTACATTATTACAACATGCTGTAGATATTGAGTTGGTTTCAGAAAAAGAAAAATTATTGTTGTTAGATTGGAAAAAGTATTTAGTATTGCTTAGCCGGATTGACATTTCATCAGCACCAGATATTAACTGGCCTGAAAAACCAGAATAA
- the atpG gene encoding F0F1 ATP synthase subunit gamma yields the protein MAGAKEIRTKIASVQNTQKITKAMEMVAASKMRKTQDRMAASRPYAETIRSVIGHLALGNLEYKHPYLEERETKRVGYLVVSTDRGLCGGLNTNLFKKLLSEMKDWSDKDVQCELALIGSKATSFFASVGGNVVAQVTGMGDNPSLSELIGPVNIMLRAYDEGRLDKLYVVTNKFINTMSQEPTITQLLPLPAGDDETLKKKSWDYLYEPDPKALLDILLRRYVESQVYQGVVENLASEQAARMVAMKAATDNGGSLIKELQLVYNKARQASITQELTEIVSGASAV from the coding sequence ATGGCCGGCGCAAAAGAGATACGTACCAAGATCGCCAGCGTGCAAAACACGCAAAAAATCACTAAAGCGATGGAGATGGTTGCTGCGTCCAAAATGCGTAAAACGCAGGATCGCATGGCGGCCAGCCGTCCTTATGCAGAAACCATACGCAGCGTGATTGGTCACCTTGCGTTAGGTAATCTGGAATATAAACATCCGTACCTTGAAGAGCGTGAAACCAAACGTGTCGGGTATCTGGTTGTTTCTACCGATCGTGGCTTGTGCGGTGGTTTGAATACTAATCTGTTCAAAAAACTGCTTTCAGAAATGAAAGACTGGTCTGATAAAGATGTCCAGTGTGAGCTGGCGCTTATCGGCTCTAAGGCTACCTCTTTCTTTGCTTCTGTTGGGGGTAACGTTGTTGCTCAGGTAACAGGCATGGGAGATAACCCTTCACTGTCTGAATTGATCGGGCCAGTGAATATCATGCTGCGGGCATACGATGAGGGACGTCTGGATAAACTGTATGTGGTGACAAACAAGTTCATCAATACAATGTCCCAGGAACCGACTATTACTCAGTTATTACCTCTGCCTGCCGGAGATGATGAAACACTGAAGAAGAAATCCTGGGATTATTTATACGAACCTGATCCTAAGGCGTTGCTAGATATACTGCTGCGTCGTTATGTAGAATCGCAGGTTTATCAGGGCGTCGTTGAAAACCTGGCTAGTGAACAGGCCGCACGAATGGTGGCGATGAAAGCCGCAACTGATAATGGTGGCAGCCTGATCAAAGAGTTGCAGTTGGTTTATAACAAAGCTCGTCAGGCCAGCATAACTCAGGAGCTGACCGAGATTGTCTCGGGTGCTTCCGCGGTTTAA
- the glmU gene encoding bifunctional UDP-N-acetylglucosamine diphosphorylase/glucosamine-1-phosphate N-acetyltransferase GlmU, whose product MSNSAKSVVILAAGKGTRMYSDLPKVLHLLAGKPMVQHVIDTAMALGAKNVHLVYGHGGDLIEQTLSDQTLNWVLQAEQLGTGHAMQQAAPHFAGDEDILILYGDVPLIGADTLERLLAVKPEGGIGLLTAILDNPTGYGRIVRENGEVTGIIEQKDATEEQRKINEINTGILVANGSDLKRWLSQLDNNNVQGEYYLTDVIALAYKEGRKIEAVHPTRLSEMEGVNNRLQLSALERIYQSEQAEQLLLAGVMLLDPARFDLRGTLIHGRDVVIDTNVIIEGNVTLGNNVQIGTGCVLKNCIIGDDSIISPYTIVEDSEMETGCTVGPFARLRPGSKLAEKAHVGNFVEMKKSYLGKGSKAGHLTYLGDADIGRDVNIGAGTITCNYDGANKFKTIIGDNVFVGSDTQLVAPVIVAKGATIGAGTTVTKNIAENELVVSRTKQTHIQGWKRPVKEKK is encoded by the coding sequence ATGTCTAACAGTGCAAAAAGTGTTGTGATCCTTGCCGCGGGTAAAGGAACCCGCATGTACTCTGATCTCCCTAAAGTGCTGCACTTGCTGGCCGGTAAACCTATGGTTCAGCATGTGATTGATACTGCAATGGCATTAGGGGCTAAAAATGTTCATCTAGTTTATGGACATGGTGGTGACCTGATAGAGCAAACCCTTTCTGATCAAACACTGAACTGGGTATTACAAGCAGAGCAGTTAGGGACTGGTCATGCGATGCAGCAGGCAGCACCACATTTCGCTGGTGATGAAGATATTTTAATATTGTATGGCGACGTACCGCTTATTGGTGCAGATACCCTTGAACGCCTACTCGCTGTTAAACCTGAGGGTGGTATCGGTTTATTGACAGCAATTTTGGACAATCCAACAGGTTATGGTCGTATTGTTCGTGAAAACGGAGAAGTAACGGGCATCATTGAGCAAAAAGACGCGACTGAAGAACAACGTAAAATCAATGAAATAAACACAGGTATTTTGGTTGCTAATGGTAGTGATTTAAAACGTTGGTTGTCCCAATTGGATAACAACAATGTTCAGGGTGAATATTACCTTACTGATGTGATTGCGTTGGCTTATAAAGAAGGTAGAAAAATTGAAGCGGTGCATCCAACTCGCTTGAGTGAAATGGAAGGTGTAAATAACCGTCTTCAACTTTCCGCTCTTGAACGGATTTATCAATCTGAGCAAGCGGAACAATTATTACTAGCGGGTGTTATGTTGTTGGATCCTGCCCGTTTTGATTTACGTGGTACATTAATTCATGGCCGTGATGTGGTTATTGACACTAATGTCATTATTGAGGGTAATGTAACCCTTGGTAATAACGTACAGATTGGTACCGGTTGTGTGTTGAAGAATTGCATCATTGGTGATGATTCTATTATTAGCCCCTATACAATAGTTGAAGATTCTGAAATGGAAACTGGTTGTACTGTTGGGCCTTTTGCACGTTTGCGTCCCGGTTCTAAACTTGCTGAAAAAGCCCATGTAGGGAATTTCGTTGAGATGAAGAAATCTTATCTGGGTAAAGGTTCTAAAGCTGGACATTTGACTTATCTTGGCGACGCAGATATTGGTCGTGATGTAAATATTGGTGCAGGTACTATTACCTGTAATTACGACGGCGCTAATAAATTTAAGACCATTATTGGTGACAATGTTTTTGTTGGCTCTGATACTCAGCTTGTTGCTCCGGTGATTGTTGCTAAAGGCGCTACAATCGGAGCGGGGACAACAGTGACAAAAAACATCGCTGAAAATGAGCTGGTTGTAAGCAGAACTAAACAAACACATATTCAAGGGTGGAAACGCCCTGTGAAGGAAAAAAAATAA
- a CDS encoding type B 50S ribosomal protein L31, which yields MKPDIHPNYRVVVFHDTSANAYFTIGSTIRTERTITLNGEEYPYVTVDVSSESHPFYTGKQKTLSQEGSTARFQKKFGRFIGNK from the coding sequence ATGAAACCAGATATCCATCCAAACTATCGGGTAGTTGTATTTCACGATACCAGTGCTAATGCCTATTTTACAATTGGCTCCACGATTCGCACAGAACGGACAATTACTCTGAATGGGGAAGAGTATCCATATGTCACTGTTGATGTGTCATCGGAATCACACCCTTTCTATACGGGTAAGCAGAAAACTTTATCTCAGGAAGGCAGTACTGCGCGATTCCAGAAAAAATTCGGGCGTTTTATTGGTAATAAATAA